The following coding sequences are from one Mugil cephalus isolate CIBA_MC_2020 chromosome 9, CIBA_Mcephalus_1.1, whole genome shotgun sequence window:
- the actn4 gene encoding alpha-actinin-4 isoform X1 produces MVDYHAANNQASSGGVQTYMEQENDWDRDLLLDPAWEKQQRKTFTAWCNSHLRKAGTQIENIEEDFRDGLKLMLLLEVISGERLPKPERGKMRVHKINNVNKALDFIASKGVKLVSIGAEEIVDGNAKMTLGMIWTIILRFAIQDISVEETSAKEGLLLWCQRKTAPYKNVNVQNFHISWKDGLAFNALIHRHRPDLIDYDSLRKDDPVTNLNNAFEVAEKHLDIPKMLDAEDIVNTARPDEKAIMTYVSSFYHAFSGAQKAETAANRICKVLAVNQENEQMMEDYEKLASDLLEWIRRTIPWLENRTQEKTVNDMQAKQEDFRDYRCVHKPPKVQEKCQLEISFNTLQTKLRLSNRPAFMPSEGRMVSDINGAWHTLEGAEKGYEEWILSEIRRLERLEHLAEKFHQKAAIHESWTDGKEAMLTQKDYETSTLSEVKALLRKHEAFESDLAAHQDRVEQIAAIAQELNELDYYDSASVNARCQKICDQWDVLGALTQSRKESLERTEKQLESIDELYLEYAKRAAPFNNWMEGAMEDLQDMFIVHNIEEIQGLITAHEQFKSTLSEANKEREAIQSIQAEVQKIAQSNGIKLSGANPYTTITPESIDNKWEKAMAMVPLRDNALQDELNKQNSNDTLRATFATQANTVGAYIQAKMEEIGRISIEMNGTLEDQLTSLKDYQTNIMSYMPEINKLEGCHQLIQEALIFDNQYTSYTMEHLRVGWEQLLTTIARTINEVENQILTRDAKGISQEQLYEYRASFNHFDKDHSGALMAEEFKACLISLGYDVENDKQGDSEFNRIMGIVDPNGSGAVTFQAFIDFMSRETTDTDTADQVIASFKILAADKNYITADELRRELPPDQAEYCIARMAPYSGPDAVPGALDYMSFSTALYGESDL; encoded by the exons acGTTCACGGCGTGGTGTAACTCCCACCTGAGGAAGGCCGGCACGCAGATCGAGAACATCGAGGAGGACTTCAGGGATGGACTCAAActcatgctgctgctggaggtcaTCTCAG GCGAACGGTTACCCAAGCCCGAGAGAGGCAAGATGAGGGTCCACAAGATCAACAACGTGAACAAAGCCCTGGACTTCATCGCCAGCAAGGGAGTCAAACTGGTGTCTATCGGAGCGGAGG aaatCGTGGATGGAAACGCCAAGATGACCCTGGGAATGATCTGGACCATCATCCTCCGCTTCGCCATCCAGGACATCTCTGTAGAAG agaCTTCTGCCAAGGAGGGTCTTCTCCTGTGGTGCCAGAGGAAGACGGCTCCCTACAAGAACGTCAACGTGCAGAACTTCCACATTAG CTGGAAGGACGGCCTCGCCTTCAACGCTCTGATCCACAGACACAGACCCGATCTCATCGACTACGACAGCCTCAGAAAG GACGACCCCGTGACCAACCTGAACAACGCCTTCGAGGTGGCTGAGAAGCACCTGGACATCCCCAAGATGTTGGACGCTGAAG ACATTGTGAACACTGCTCGTCCAGATGAGAAAGCCATAATGACTTATGTGTCCAGTTTCTACCATGCATTCTCTGGAGCTCAGAag GCCGAGACAGCCGCGAACCGCATCTGCAAAGTTCTGGCTGTGAACCAGGAGAACGAGCAGATGATGGAGGACTACGAGAAACTGGCCAGCGAC ctgctggagtGGATCCGTCGGACCATCCCCTGGCTGGAGAACCGGACTCAGGAGAAGACGGTGAATGACATGCAGGCCAAGCAGGAGGACTTCAGAGACTACCGCTGCGTGCACAAACCGCCCAAG GTCCAGGAGAAATGTCAGCTGGAGATCAGCTTCAACACTCTGCAGACCAAACTGAGGCTCAGCAACAGACCTGCCTTCATGCCGTCAGAAGGACGCATGGTGTCT GATATCAACGGAGCGTGGCACACCCTGGAAGGAGCAGAGAAGGGCTACGAGGAGTGGATCCTCAGCGAGATCAGACGTCTGGAGAGACTGGAGCATCTGGCCGAGAAGTTCCACCAGAAGGCTGCCATCCACGAGTCCTGGACCGACG gtaaGGAGGCCATGCTGACCCAGAAAGACTACGAGACCTCCACCCTGTCAGAAGTGAAGGCGTTGCTACGGAAACACGAGGCCTTTGAGAGCGACCTGGCAGCTCATCAGGACAGAGTGGAGCAGATCGCCGCCATCGCACAGGAGCTCAA TGAACTGGACTACTACGACTCCGCCAGCGTCAACGCTCGCTGCCAGAAGATCTGTGATCAGTGGGACGTCCTGGGAGCTCTGACCCAGAGCCGCAAAGAGTCACTGGAG aggacagagaagcagctggagTCGATAGATGAGCTTTACCTGGAATACGCCAAGAGAGCGGCGCCCTTCAACAACTGGATGGAGGGAGCGATGGAGGACCTGCAGGACATGTTCATCGTCCACAACATCGAGGAGATCCAG GGTCTGATCACAGCCCACGAGCAGTTCAAGTCCACCCTGTCGGAGGCCAACAAGGAGCGCGAGGCCATCCAGTCCATCCAGGCCGAGGTGCAGAAGATCGCCCAGAGCAACGGCATCAAGCTGAGCGGAGCCAACCCCTACACCACCATCACACCGGAGAGCATCGACAACAAGTGGGAGAAG gCGATGGCCATGGTGCCGCTGCGTGACAACGCGCTGCAGGACGAGCTCAACAAGCAGAACTCCAACGACACTCTGAGAGCTACGTTCGCCACCCAGGCCAACACGGTCGGCGCCTACATCCAGGCCAAGATGGAG GAGATTGGCAGGATATCCATCGAGATGAACGGCACCCTGGAGGACCAGCTGACCAGTCTGAAGGACTATCAGACCAACATCATGTCTTACATGCCTGAAATCAACAAGCTGGAGGGATGTCACCAGCTCATCCAGGAGGCCCTGATCTTTGACAACCAGTACACCTCCTACACCATGGAG CACCTGCGCGTGGGCTGGGAGCAGCTGCTGACCACCATCGCCAGGACCATCAACGAGGTGGAGAACCAGATCCTGACCCGCGACGCCAAGGGCATCAGCCAGGAGCAGCTGTACGAGTACCGCGCCTCCTTCAACCACTTCGACAAG GACCACAGCGGGGCCCTGATGGCCGAGGAGTTCAAGGCCTGTTTGATCAGTCTGGGCTACGATGTGGAGAACGATAAGCAG GGCGACAGTGAGTTCAACCGCATCATGGGCATCGTGGACCCGAACGGCAGCGGCGCCGTCACCTTCCAGGCCTTCATCGACTTCATGTCCAGGGAAACGACCGACACGGACACGGCCGACCAGGTCATCGCCTCCTTCAAGATCCTGGCCGCTGATAAG AACTACATCACGGCCGACGAGCTGAGGAGAGAGCTCCCGCCCGACCAGGCCGAGTACTGCATCGCCCGCATGGCGCCCTACTCGGGGCCGGACGCCGTCCCCGGAGCCCTGGACTACATGTCCTTCTCCACCGCCCTGTACGGGGAGAGCGAcctgtag
- the actn4 gene encoding alpha-actinin-4 isoform X4 translates to MVDYHAANNQASSGGVQTYMEQENDWDRDLLLDPAWEKQQRKTFTAWCNSHLRKAGTQIENIEEDFRDGLKLMLLLEVISGERLPKPERGKMRVHKINNVNKALDFIASKGVKLVSIGAEEIVDGNAKMTLGMIWTIILRFAIQDISVEETSAKEGLLLWCQRKTAPYKNVNVQNFHISWKDGLAFNALIHRHRPDLIDYDSLRKDDPVTNLNNAFEVAEKHLDIPKMLDAEDIVGTLRPDEKAIMTYVSCFYHAFSGAQKAETAANRICKVLAVNQENEQMMEDYEKLASDLLEWIRRTIPWLENRTQEKTVNDMQAKQEDFRDYRCVHKPPKVQEKCQLEISFNTLQTKLRLSNRPAFMPSEGRMVSDINGAWHTLEGAEKGYEEWILSEIRRLERLEHLAEKFHQKAAIHESWTDGKEAMLTQKDYETSTLSEVKALLRKHEAFESDLAAHQDRVEQIAAIAQELNELDYYDSASVNARCQKICDQWDVLGALTQSRKESLERTEKQLESIDELYLEYAKRAAPFNNWMEGAMEDLQDMFIVHNIEEIQGLITAHEQFKSTLSEANKEREAIQSIQAEVQKIAQSNGIKLSGANPYTTITPESIDNKWEKAMAMVPLRDNALQDELNKQNSNDTLRATFATQANTVGAYIQAKMEEIGRISIEMNGTLEDQLTSLKDYQTNIMSYMPEINKLEGCHQLIQEALIFDNQYTSYTMEHLRVGWEQLLTTIARTINEVENQILTRDAKGISQEQLYEYRASFNHFDKKRSGQMVSDDFRALLIATGNSLGDSEFNRIMGIVDPNGSGAVTFQAFIDFMSRETTDTDTADQVIASFKILAADKNYITADELRRELPPDQAEYCIARMAPYSGPDAVPGALDYMSFSTALYGESDL, encoded by the exons acGTTCACGGCGTGGTGTAACTCCCACCTGAGGAAGGCCGGCACGCAGATCGAGAACATCGAGGAGGACTTCAGGGATGGACTCAAActcatgctgctgctggaggtcaTCTCAG GCGAACGGTTACCCAAGCCCGAGAGAGGCAAGATGAGGGTCCACAAGATCAACAACGTGAACAAAGCCCTGGACTTCATCGCCAGCAAGGGAGTCAAACTGGTGTCTATCGGAGCGGAGG aaatCGTGGATGGAAACGCCAAGATGACCCTGGGAATGATCTGGACCATCATCCTCCGCTTCGCCATCCAGGACATCTCTGTAGAAG agaCTTCTGCCAAGGAGGGTCTTCTCCTGTGGTGCCAGAGGAAGACGGCTCCCTACAAGAACGTCAACGTGCAGAACTTCCACATTAG CTGGAAGGACGGCCTCGCCTTCAACGCTCTGATCCACAGACACAGACCCGATCTCATCGACTACGACAGCCTCAGAAAG GACGACCCCGTGACCAACCTGAACAACGCCTTCGAGGTGGCTGAGAAGCACCTGGACATCCCCAAGATGTTGGACGCTGAAG ACATCGTGGGCACTCTGAGGCCAGATGAGAAGGCCATAATGACCTATGTATCCTGCTTCTATCACGCCTTCTCTGGCGCACAGAAG GCCGAGACAGCCGCGAACCGCATCTGCAAAGTTCTGGCTGTGAACCAGGAGAACGAGCAGATGATGGAGGACTACGAGAAACTGGCCAGCGAC ctgctggagtGGATCCGTCGGACCATCCCCTGGCTGGAGAACCGGACTCAGGAGAAGACGGTGAATGACATGCAGGCCAAGCAGGAGGACTTCAGAGACTACCGCTGCGTGCACAAACCGCCCAAG GTCCAGGAGAAATGTCAGCTGGAGATCAGCTTCAACACTCTGCAGACCAAACTGAGGCTCAGCAACAGACCTGCCTTCATGCCGTCAGAAGGACGCATGGTGTCT GATATCAACGGAGCGTGGCACACCCTGGAAGGAGCAGAGAAGGGCTACGAGGAGTGGATCCTCAGCGAGATCAGACGTCTGGAGAGACTGGAGCATCTGGCCGAGAAGTTCCACCAGAAGGCTGCCATCCACGAGTCCTGGACCGACG gtaaGGAGGCCATGCTGACCCAGAAAGACTACGAGACCTCCACCCTGTCAGAAGTGAAGGCGTTGCTACGGAAACACGAGGCCTTTGAGAGCGACCTGGCAGCTCATCAGGACAGAGTGGAGCAGATCGCCGCCATCGCACAGGAGCTCAA TGAACTGGACTACTACGACTCCGCCAGCGTCAACGCTCGCTGCCAGAAGATCTGTGATCAGTGGGACGTCCTGGGAGCTCTGACCCAGAGCCGCAAAGAGTCACTGGAG aggacagagaagcagctggagTCGATAGATGAGCTTTACCTGGAATACGCCAAGAGAGCGGCGCCCTTCAACAACTGGATGGAGGGAGCGATGGAGGACCTGCAGGACATGTTCATCGTCCACAACATCGAGGAGATCCAG GGTCTGATCACAGCCCACGAGCAGTTCAAGTCCACCCTGTCGGAGGCCAACAAGGAGCGCGAGGCCATCCAGTCCATCCAGGCCGAGGTGCAGAAGATCGCCCAGAGCAACGGCATCAAGCTGAGCGGAGCCAACCCCTACACCACCATCACACCGGAGAGCATCGACAACAAGTGGGAGAAG gCGATGGCCATGGTGCCGCTGCGTGACAACGCGCTGCAGGACGAGCTCAACAAGCAGAACTCCAACGACACTCTGAGAGCTACGTTCGCCACCCAGGCCAACACGGTCGGCGCCTACATCCAGGCCAAGATGGAG GAGATTGGCAGGATATCCATCGAGATGAACGGCACCCTGGAGGACCAGCTGACCAGTCTGAAGGACTATCAGACCAACATCATGTCTTACATGCCTGAAATCAACAAGCTGGAGGGATGTCACCAGCTCATCCAGGAGGCCCTGATCTTTGACAACCAGTACACCTCCTACACCATGGAG CACCTGCGCGTGGGCTGGGAGCAGCTGCTGACCACCATCGCCAGGACCATCAACGAGGTGGAGAACCAGATCCTGACCCGCGACGCCAAGGGCATCAGCCAGGAGCAGCTGTACGAGTACCGCGCCTCCTTCAACCACTTCGACAAG AAGCGATCAGGACAGATGGTCTCAGATGATTTCCGGGCTCTGCTCATTGCGACAGGAAACAGCCTg GGCGACAGTGAGTTCAACCGCATCATGGGCATCGTGGACCCGAACGGCAGCGGCGCCGTCACCTTCCAGGCCTTCATCGACTTCATGTCCAGGGAAACGACCGACACGGACACGGCCGACCAGGTCATCGCCTCCTTCAAGATCCTGGCCGCTGATAAG AACTACATCACGGCCGACGAGCTGAGGAGAGAGCTCCCGCCCGACCAGGCCGAGTACTGCATCGCCCGCATGGCGCCCTACTCGGGGCCGGACGCCGTCCCCGGAGCCCTGGACTACATGTCCTTCTCCACCGCCCTGTACGGGGAGAGCGAcctgtag
- the actn4 gene encoding alpha-actinin-4 isoform X3 → MVDYHAANNQASSGGVQTYMEQENDWDRDLLLDPAWEKQQRKTFTAWCNSHLRKAGTQIENIEEDFRDGLKLMLLLEVISGERLPKPERGKMRVHKINNVNKALDFIASKGVKLVSIGAEEIVDGNAKMTLGMIWTIILRFAIQDISVEETSAKEGLLLWCQRKTAPYKNVNVQNFHISWKDGLAFNALIHRHRPDLIDYDSLRKDDPVTNLNNAFEVAEKHLDIPKMLDAEDIVNTARPDEKAIMTYVSSFYHAFSGAQKAETAANRICKVLAVNQENEQMMEDYEKLASDLLEWIRRTIPWLENRTQEKTVNDMQAKQEDFRDYRCVHKPPKVQEKCQLEISFNTLQTKLRLSNRPAFMPSEGRMVSDINGAWHTLEGAEKGYEEWILSEIRRLERLEHLAEKFHQKAAIHESWTDGKEAMLTQKDYETSTLSEVKALLRKHEAFESDLAAHQDRVEQIAAIAQELNELDYYDSASVNARCQKICDQWDVLGALTQSRKESLERTEKQLESIDELYLEYAKRAAPFNNWMEGAMEDLQDMFIVHNIEEIQGLITAHEQFKSTLSEANKEREAIQSIQAEVQKIAQSNGIKLSGANPYTTITPESIDNKWEKAMAMVPLRDNALQDELNKQNSNDTLRATFATQANTVGAYIQAKMEEIGRISIEMNGTLEDQLTSLKDYQTNIMSYMPEINKLEGCHQLIQEALIFDNQYTSYTMEHLRVGWEQLLTTIARTINEVENQILTRDAKGISQEQLYEYRASFNHFDKKRSGQMVSDDFRALLIATGNSLGDSEFNRIMGIVDPNGSGAVTFQAFIDFMSRETTDTDTADQVIASFKILAADKNYITADELRRELPPDQAEYCIARMAPYSGPDAVPGALDYMSFSTALYGESDL, encoded by the exons acGTTCACGGCGTGGTGTAACTCCCACCTGAGGAAGGCCGGCACGCAGATCGAGAACATCGAGGAGGACTTCAGGGATGGACTCAAActcatgctgctgctggaggtcaTCTCAG GCGAACGGTTACCCAAGCCCGAGAGAGGCAAGATGAGGGTCCACAAGATCAACAACGTGAACAAAGCCCTGGACTTCATCGCCAGCAAGGGAGTCAAACTGGTGTCTATCGGAGCGGAGG aaatCGTGGATGGAAACGCCAAGATGACCCTGGGAATGATCTGGACCATCATCCTCCGCTTCGCCATCCAGGACATCTCTGTAGAAG agaCTTCTGCCAAGGAGGGTCTTCTCCTGTGGTGCCAGAGGAAGACGGCTCCCTACAAGAACGTCAACGTGCAGAACTTCCACATTAG CTGGAAGGACGGCCTCGCCTTCAACGCTCTGATCCACAGACACAGACCCGATCTCATCGACTACGACAGCCTCAGAAAG GACGACCCCGTGACCAACCTGAACAACGCCTTCGAGGTGGCTGAGAAGCACCTGGACATCCCCAAGATGTTGGACGCTGAAG ACATTGTGAACACTGCTCGTCCAGATGAGAAAGCCATAATGACTTATGTGTCCAGTTTCTACCATGCATTCTCTGGAGCTCAGAag GCCGAGACAGCCGCGAACCGCATCTGCAAAGTTCTGGCTGTGAACCAGGAGAACGAGCAGATGATGGAGGACTACGAGAAACTGGCCAGCGAC ctgctggagtGGATCCGTCGGACCATCCCCTGGCTGGAGAACCGGACTCAGGAGAAGACGGTGAATGACATGCAGGCCAAGCAGGAGGACTTCAGAGACTACCGCTGCGTGCACAAACCGCCCAAG GTCCAGGAGAAATGTCAGCTGGAGATCAGCTTCAACACTCTGCAGACCAAACTGAGGCTCAGCAACAGACCTGCCTTCATGCCGTCAGAAGGACGCATGGTGTCT GATATCAACGGAGCGTGGCACACCCTGGAAGGAGCAGAGAAGGGCTACGAGGAGTGGATCCTCAGCGAGATCAGACGTCTGGAGAGACTGGAGCATCTGGCCGAGAAGTTCCACCAGAAGGCTGCCATCCACGAGTCCTGGACCGACG gtaaGGAGGCCATGCTGACCCAGAAAGACTACGAGACCTCCACCCTGTCAGAAGTGAAGGCGTTGCTACGGAAACACGAGGCCTTTGAGAGCGACCTGGCAGCTCATCAGGACAGAGTGGAGCAGATCGCCGCCATCGCACAGGAGCTCAA TGAACTGGACTACTACGACTCCGCCAGCGTCAACGCTCGCTGCCAGAAGATCTGTGATCAGTGGGACGTCCTGGGAGCTCTGACCCAGAGCCGCAAAGAGTCACTGGAG aggacagagaagcagctggagTCGATAGATGAGCTTTACCTGGAATACGCCAAGAGAGCGGCGCCCTTCAACAACTGGATGGAGGGAGCGATGGAGGACCTGCAGGACATGTTCATCGTCCACAACATCGAGGAGATCCAG GGTCTGATCACAGCCCACGAGCAGTTCAAGTCCACCCTGTCGGAGGCCAACAAGGAGCGCGAGGCCATCCAGTCCATCCAGGCCGAGGTGCAGAAGATCGCCCAGAGCAACGGCATCAAGCTGAGCGGAGCCAACCCCTACACCACCATCACACCGGAGAGCATCGACAACAAGTGGGAGAAG gCGATGGCCATGGTGCCGCTGCGTGACAACGCGCTGCAGGACGAGCTCAACAAGCAGAACTCCAACGACACTCTGAGAGCTACGTTCGCCACCCAGGCCAACACGGTCGGCGCCTACATCCAGGCCAAGATGGAG GAGATTGGCAGGATATCCATCGAGATGAACGGCACCCTGGAGGACCAGCTGACCAGTCTGAAGGACTATCAGACCAACATCATGTCTTACATGCCTGAAATCAACAAGCTGGAGGGATGTCACCAGCTCATCCAGGAGGCCCTGATCTTTGACAACCAGTACACCTCCTACACCATGGAG CACCTGCGCGTGGGCTGGGAGCAGCTGCTGACCACCATCGCCAGGACCATCAACGAGGTGGAGAACCAGATCCTGACCCGCGACGCCAAGGGCATCAGCCAGGAGCAGCTGTACGAGTACCGCGCCTCCTTCAACCACTTCGACAAG AAGCGATCAGGACAGATGGTCTCAGATGATTTCCGGGCTCTGCTCATTGCGACAGGAAACAGCCTg GGCGACAGTGAGTTCAACCGCATCATGGGCATCGTGGACCCGAACGGCAGCGGCGCCGTCACCTTCCAGGCCTTCATCGACTTCATGTCCAGGGAAACGACCGACACGGACACGGCCGACCAGGTCATCGCCTCCTTCAAGATCCTGGCCGCTGATAAG AACTACATCACGGCCGACGAGCTGAGGAGAGAGCTCCCGCCCGACCAGGCCGAGTACTGCATCGCCCGCATGGCGCCCTACTCGGGGCCGGACGCCGTCCCCGGAGCCCTGGACTACATGTCCTTCTCCACCGCCCTGTACGGGGAGAGCGAcctgtag
- the actn4 gene encoding alpha-actinin-4 isoform X2, with the protein MVDYHAANNQASSGGVQTYMEQENDWDRDLLLDPAWEKQQRKTFTAWCNSHLRKAGTQIENIEEDFRDGLKLMLLLEVISGERLPKPERGKMRVHKINNVNKALDFIASKGVKLVSIGAEEIVDGNAKMTLGMIWTIILRFAIQDISVEETSAKEGLLLWCQRKTAPYKNVNVQNFHISWKDGLAFNALIHRHRPDLIDYDSLRKDDPVTNLNNAFEVAEKHLDIPKMLDAEDIVGTLRPDEKAIMTYVSCFYHAFSGAQKAETAANRICKVLAVNQENEQMMEDYEKLASDLLEWIRRTIPWLENRTQEKTVNDMQAKQEDFRDYRCVHKPPKVQEKCQLEISFNTLQTKLRLSNRPAFMPSEGRMVSDINGAWHTLEGAEKGYEEWILSEIRRLERLEHLAEKFHQKAAIHESWTDGKEAMLTQKDYETSTLSEVKALLRKHEAFESDLAAHQDRVEQIAAIAQELNELDYYDSASVNARCQKICDQWDVLGALTQSRKESLERTEKQLESIDELYLEYAKRAAPFNNWMEGAMEDLQDMFIVHNIEEIQGLITAHEQFKSTLSEANKEREAIQSIQAEVQKIAQSNGIKLSGANPYTTITPESIDNKWEKAMAMVPLRDNALQDELNKQNSNDTLRATFATQANTVGAYIQAKMEEIGRISIEMNGTLEDQLTSLKDYQTNIMSYMPEINKLEGCHQLIQEALIFDNQYTSYTMEHLRVGWEQLLTTIARTINEVENQILTRDAKGISQEQLYEYRASFNHFDKDHSGALMAEEFKACLISLGYDVENDKQGDSEFNRIMGIVDPNGSGAVTFQAFIDFMSRETTDTDTADQVIASFKILAADKNYITADELRRELPPDQAEYCIARMAPYSGPDAVPGALDYMSFSTALYGESDL; encoded by the exons acGTTCACGGCGTGGTGTAACTCCCACCTGAGGAAGGCCGGCACGCAGATCGAGAACATCGAGGAGGACTTCAGGGATGGACTCAAActcatgctgctgctggaggtcaTCTCAG GCGAACGGTTACCCAAGCCCGAGAGAGGCAAGATGAGGGTCCACAAGATCAACAACGTGAACAAAGCCCTGGACTTCATCGCCAGCAAGGGAGTCAAACTGGTGTCTATCGGAGCGGAGG aaatCGTGGATGGAAACGCCAAGATGACCCTGGGAATGATCTGGACCATCATCCTCCGCTTCGCCATCCAGGACATCTCTGTAGAAG agaCTTCTGCCAAGGAGGGTCTTCTCCTGTGGTGCCAGAGGAAGACGGCTCCCTACAAGAACGTCAACGTGCAGAACTTCCACATTAG CTGGAAGGACGGCCTCGCCTTCAACGCTCTGATCCACAGACACAGACCCGATCTCATCGACTACGACAGCCTCAGAAAG GACGACCCCGTGACCAACCTGAACAACGCCTTCGAGGTGGCTGAGAAGCACCTGGACATCCCCAAGATGTTGGACGCTGAAG ACATCGTGGGCACTCTGAGGCCAGATGAGAAGGCCATAATGACCTATGTATCCTGCTTCTATCACGCCTTCTCTGGCGCACAGAAG GCCGAGACAGCCGCGAACCGCATCTGCAAAGTTCTGGCTGTGAACCAGGAGAACGAGCAGATGATGGAGGACTACGAGAAACTGGCCAGCGAC ctgctggagtGGATCCGTCGGACCATCCCCTGGCTGGAGAACCGGACTCAGGAGAAGACGGTGAATGACATGCAGGCCAAGCAGGAGGACTTCAGAGACTACCGCTGCGTGCACAAACCGCCCAAG GTCCAGGAGAAATGTCAGCTGGAGATCAGCTTCAACACTCTGCAGACCAAACTGAGGCTCAGCAACAGACCTGCCTTCATGCCGTCAGAAGGACGCATGGTGTCT GATATCAACGGAGCGTGGCACACCCTGGAAGGAGCAGAGAAGGGCTACGAGGAGTGGATCCTCAGCGAGATCAGACGTCTGGAGAGACTGGAGCATCTGGCCGAGAAGTTCCACCAGAAGGCTGCCATCCACGAGTCCTGGACCGACG gtaaGGAGGCCATGCTGACCCAGAAAGACTACGAGACCTCCACCCTGTCAGAAGTGAAGGCGTTGCTACGGAAACACGAGGCCTTTGAGAGCGACCTGGCAGCTCATCAGGACAGAGTGGAGCAGATCGCCGCCATCGCACAGGAGCTCAA TGAACTGGACTACTACGACTCCGCCAGCGTCAACGCTCGCTGCCAGAAGATCTGTGATCAGTGGGACGTCCTGGGAGCTCTGACCCAGAGCCGCAAAGAGTCACTGGAG aggacagagaagcagctggagTCGATAGATGAGCTTTACCTGGAATACGCCAAGAGAGCGGCGCCCTTCAACAACTGGATGGAGGGAGCGATGGAGGACCTGCAGGACATGTTCATCGTCCACAACATCGAGGAGATCCAG GGTCTGATCACAGCCCACGAGCAGTTCAAGTCCACCCTGTCGGAGGCCAACAAGGAGCGCGAGGCCATCCAGTCCATCCAGGCCGAGGTGCAGAAGATCGCCCAGAGCAACGGCATCAAGCTGAGCGGAGCCAACCCCTACACCACCATCACACCGGAGAGCATCGACAACAAGTGGGAGAAG gCGATGGCCATGGTGCCGCTGCGTGACAACGCGCTGCAGGACGAGCTCAACAAGCAGAACTCCAACGACACTCTGAGAGCTACGTTCGCCACCCAGGCCAACACGGTCGGCGCCTACATCCAGGCCAAGATGGAG GAGATTGGCAGGATATCCATCGAGATGAACGGCACCCTGGAGGACCAGCTGACCAGTCTGAAGGACTATCAGACCAACATCATGTCTTACATGCCTGAAATCAACAAGCTGGAGGGATGTCACCAGCTCATCCAGGAGGCCCTGATCTTTGACAACCAGTACACCTCCTACACCATGGAG CACCTGCGCGTGGGCTGGGAGCAGCTGCTGACCACCATCGCCAGGACCATCAACGAGGTGGAGAACCAGATCCTGACCCGCGACGCCAAGGGCATCAGCCAGGAGCAGCTGTACGAGTACCGCGCCTCCTTCAACCACTTCGACAAG GACCACAGCGGGGCCCTGATGGCCGAGGAGTTCAAGGCCTGTTTGATCAGTCTGGGCTACGATGTGGAGAACGATAAGCAG GGCGACAGTGAGTTCAACCGCATCATGGGCATCGTGGACCCGAACGGCAGCGGCGCCGTCACCTTCCAGGCCTTCATCGACTTCATGTCCAGGGAAACGACCGACACGGACACGGCCGACCAGGTCATCGCCTCCTTCAAGATCCTGGCCGCTGATAAG AACTACATCACGGCCGACGAGCTGAGGAGAGAGCTCCCGCCCGACCAGGCCGAGTACTGCATCGCCCGCATGGCGCCCTACTCGGGGCCGGACGCCGTCCCCGGAGCCCTGGACTACATGTCCTTCTCCACCGCCCTGTACGGGGAGAGCGAcctgtag